One Zerene cesonia ecotype Mississippi unplaced genomic scaffold, Zerene_cesonia_1.1 Zces_u005, whole genome shotgun sequence genomic window, CTATGCTCGTGGGCAAAGGACTTGGTGCATTCAGCCCAATTCGTTTACGTCAATTATGCGTTTCACGGTGTTGTCGTGTatgctaaattattattacacctATATTAATGTGCAATTATGCAACGATTGTTATCTAACGCTATGTCgctctaattttattttggcaGCTAAACCACTGTAtgtgaacatttatttttactacaatttatatcaaaattttattgtatgatttATGACATAAGGAGTTAGTCAATTCTGCagataaaagataatttattttgaaatttcaaatttttaggAAGCAATAACATCAATAAAGTTAGTGCGGCGTTGTATTTAGTGATGCTGTGCTTTTGTGTCTATCGGCCTGAGTGATATTAGATGTAAATTagtttacaaactttttaagTGACTGACAACTGTTTTCCAcagacaaattataattttttatttacactattgtaattaaaaacaacatattaattatttatatatatagtttattacaatttattacaattgcttgtataatttatgaccttctttttattttaatctcacTTGAGATATGCCGTTGGTATGCATTGAAATTTACTAGTACTCTGTAAAACAGTTGCCAATACCGCTTAGGTGATAAGTTTTGACGTATTCGCGTACACAAAAGCACGTATTTGACGCACGGATCGCTTTCGTGTGTACGGTTGTCGCGATTTCTGTTTAAGTCTATAAGACTGACAATTATCGAAAGGACCTTCTATTATTATGCATACTCTTTACTTTGGGTTCGTTCTTTCGGAACCGAGTTTATAAAtcgattattatgaataatttactatttttcgttattttgttatggcttataaaaatgataacaaaataaaatatgcgcTTCACCGATTAtgccatattttttatgaatttgacACGTTCCTTTCTGATTTCCAGGGCAATAAATTCAGCAATAGACATCTTAAAATCTAGAATTATTTGCTCGACGTTTACGCAGATGGATGTGTAGACGTAAAACGcagttaaaattaacaaaaacacatttagtAAAACAATTCACCCGCGATCTAATATTCCATTCAATcatataagaattttaattctgactattattatttatgaaatatgtataatcaAAGTAAACCATTCACAGCTATATCACGTTTCCGTTCCGTAAGtacgaaatgaaaatattgtaatgtcTAAATTGTAGTTTGTATTTAGTTGATATATAGCGATTTCATACATTGTTCTGTATATAGCACGCTTCTGGGATCGTCGTGACGAAATGCTCAAATCATTTTACAGTTGACGCGTATCATtcgacaaataattaaatttagaggTATTTCTTGTTGaatgccttttttatttaaaaatatacccaCATATTATGTAAGGCTGCGTAGATCCCAAAGCTTATGtacattagtattatttattttagcggATAAGTGAGAAATCTTATGATTCTtgtaaactaattaatatttttatttcgtgaTTTATCGCGGCTAGCTTGTAATctggtttatataaaattttatatacgtcATCGTCATTCcaatatgcttttataaaataatgcactTTATCCATAATTactgttgtttttaaaatgttttaagtacttaaatgttttataaaagcaaggtaactatagtttattttatttacaggaTTGGctatatgttttgtatatttttctttcgctacatattaatttatgaatttaatgaagtctcttatgatattttgaaataatctgTAATcaaacgttttttattaaaccttacattttttcttgcaatatttataaacgtatatttataaacgtatATTATAGCCTTCTGaagtattttttcaatattaatatggattattttacaatctttTTTGTGCagatttgttattattgttgacAAAATATGTACCACATGctcataatgtaataaatttttaacacctATACTGCAgtttcctttaatttttatcgctGTAGGTACtaatcgatacaatattaataaaaaatggtatAACGTTAtagactttttaaataattaataattttaaatcgatttttaatatgttatcaataagacatatttatttatccattttCAACAATATTGTTGTGAGAAACAACACATGTTAAAAGTGAACATTTTCATATTCTCTCATGTAACAAAACGTGTGATATgtcctaaataaatatatatctatgcGTAACCTAAAACAAGACTCgcttatttatcaattaacaCATCATCGATGGTTCATTTcacaacaataaattgtttgacatatttttttaccacACACGGGGTGTTACCATGTGAGAAAATCGGTCGATCATTAATAGTTATGACTTTATCGCAGAACACgaattttgtgttattatcATTATGAAACGAAATCAATCTGGTTTCCTTTCAATCTTTGACACGAGAGTCACACGCTGACATGGATGCTACACTTTAAAactgtattgtatattatattacttgtaTACCTAAAcgtgttatttattgattatgtaacatttttttgtctgtgtaatttttttttaatgtgttatcTGTGCCCAATAATATCCATAACTCCGCCATTAGCTGTGGACCTGCAGACCCAGTCGCCGATGGGCTCGGAGCAGGAGGGCAACGAGAGCGGCTGCGTGTGTTGAGCAGCCGCGCCGCGCACCGCAGCATCTGTGCCACTTACGTTTTATATCTTTGTATGTGACGCTCCCCGCTTTGTGACCCGTTACTCACTTAGATTTCGAAACGCACAATTTTGCGTTCCCCCAATTGTAGTGTCGATGCAACGGACGAACCGCGGCGGTTTCACTCAAGGATTTCTTAATACTTTCAGTTTTCAAGCGACAGAATTGATCGTTTTAGTAGGAAATTCTTCGGTGTACACCTTATGCCGCTTCGATTTGTAGAATCATAAATGACGGATGCGAAATATACGAAATACGCTGCAACTGAAACGTGTGCCGCGGTTTATGATTCTATTCACGGTTTCAGGTTATGCCTTAAATTTTAGGCACAGTTGTGATTTCCAAACGCTTTGCGTTACATTGCTGCAAGAGTAAGCATTTATCGTACCTTTTGCATCGAAACAAGAAATCATAATCAAAACGATTGGAAGTTCGCAATTATCGACTGTCTATTTCGTTGTCTTATGTTTTAaacagtattatttttgtagagATGGCGCTGATTTTCATTTAGGTGGTTATTCGGAGACACAAGGGTTCGGTATCAGGCGGGGTAAGGTTgtgaaatgaatttatgtatTGGACTGattgtaaatgaatttatgatattgGCAGTTTATAATTGAGTTTCaatatgcattatttattatacagtttGATTTTTCGCTCTTTCAATGTATGAATCTAAAAGCGaatctttaaaacttctttgtcacatttataatgctCATGTATACATTCGAATCGTTCACAAGGATTCTCCACCATTTTATGGCAAACAAAGCCGGCCTATAGATACGATTTTCTGATGCTCTATATCGCTTCTACGATGAGAGAAGGTGTACGCTTTTCGCCATCATCCATACAATGTAGAATACTAAAAATACGAATCACATACAAGTAATTCGTCTGCGTGTTGTATGAATCCGTAACAATTGGTTTACTAGATGCTGAACATGTATCTCAATggatttgttatataattgtatttgtgtAACTCAATGATTTATGACGCGacgaaaataattgtaataattaatgaagctTTCGGAGCTGCGGTATATGtgtcttatttttaatgttaattattatttaaaactacatcCTTGGCCCGCCTGATAGCACGGAGAACATCTTTGTAAAtagtttgttgttttatttaaattttaatacatcaaTCGCAACGATCTCTACAGAATACCTAagacttttatattatatctagttAATTATTAGGCATTTCTTCTtctagatttatatttaagcacAACTAGTTGGTTTATTTACTCTCGATACTTAGGGCAAAGCCGGTCATTTGTAGGTTttcgatttatataaaaatcaagttAGCTCTCACTGCCGATAtcaaatttttgaattaatatgaatagTGCCTAGTGCTGAGTCAATTTTTGAATGTATTCTCGTCGATAAGTATACACATTTCCAATATCTAGTCCCATGCTAGTTATTTACAACTGATTAAATCACTGggggtataaatatatatacacacgttataaaaaaaaaccacgtGTAGGAAcgacatttacaaatatttgttccTTACATGAGCGCAAACATTCGTACCTAGATTGTACGATGAAAACATTCTTAATTCAAAAACAGATAATGAGTCTGTGAAGATTTTTGACTAGTGCAATGATATAAGAGGTATTGTAATAATTCAcgtaacaaaataattcttCGATAATAAATTCAGAAATTGACTCGGTCGGTTCGTTAGTACGATTATTAGTAGAACCCACACAAGGTtggaatacattttatagtattttgtatGCAATTGTTAGTAAATTGTAACTTACGTTTGTGATCGCGCAACGTGCTTAGCTTTCATCAATagtatattgtttttcatgataattcaaaattagCATAATGTTCCggataataaatgcattttaattacacatgTGTGTTTTTTACCCCTTAATCcctttaaataatgtttatacttATTCagttagataaaatttaaaggaagATGGGCCatggcatttttttttttactttttaccaatttgttaaaatactaATCAAAACCAAATactttgaagtcggttaattaATGGGGAAGAATGAATGTAGCCTCATTGATTAAATCttatcacagataaaaaagaaattgtgaATATCGATATATAAAGCCAAAAGCTAAGGCCTGCATGGAAATAAATCTGTTACTAAATCgactattaaattatgaacGCTATTAAAGCTGATTATATATGAAGCTATTACTGAAGGgcattgaaaagaaaaatcatttGATTAACTtgaattagtttatttacattttaagtatCGCCAAGAATGAGAACAATTTATGGGAAGTTCAAAATTTAGTTGCTAATggtaaaaactttataaattatctactGGTATATAAAGCgcttaaacaataaaataaaacagttgattagtttacatataaatctaaattaaaaaataccttatttcactagacattatttttggaagccttaaataaaaaatagaggTAACAGTCTTATTGTGAAGATATTATGTTGACAAACacacattatacatatttaaactaCTTTTCAGTCACAAGTTTATtaccacaaataaaaatataaatgtggcAACACTACAGGTAAAGTGTAAAATGTAAAGCGTATTCTGCCAATAAAAAtaggaatttaaatattccaaattcaaacaaattcaCATTTACAGATCAAACGCcaacataaatataagtatagactataatattaacaattattttataataaaatatatttaaagtacttAGTGACTATTTTATACCAGACTTTGGTACACATTGgtcttatttacttattttaataaccgtttgttaatattgttattaattatcactGAATTTGAAAGCATGCAATCAGTAAGTCagtgtatatacataatagtaggaaataatgtttatcaaTATGTCACTTGAtgtcaaagaaaataaaataatctcttAAGGACTTGTTAACAACTAGGTATTATGTGAATAGAGTaggtttgtataatataattctaaatgtattgatttcatttggtatatttttctaattcgTTGTAAAGGTATGCCTACTTAAAACCGAAATATTgtagaacaataataattatcactagatatcgttaattttataatacagattaaatatcAATCATGAAAGCtgtatacaatgaaatattttatgacaatgtctttttatttattcaacaaacattttgtatactttagtgtaaatatttaatttatataaacttctaACAAGTCGTAAACATCAGATGACATGAGAAATTCTAATTAAGATTATGAAAATATGGCACAGCTTAAAAGTCAGAAATTACaatcttacataatatttacagtaaATGTTGTCATTTTATCCGTTGCATAACTACATTTTGGAAGTCTTAGTTATATCAGTTAGATAATCTTTGATTGCATTTGTTAACAAAAACGATTTATTTCAAGTTAACAAACaacacacaattattttactacaatcataatatttatttaaatcataaaatttcagTCGGAGGAATGCAACTActattgtatttcaaatacatcATGCACTGAATAAAGAATACGTTATGTCGGTAATGACGATTCTAGTTATTGTAACCACTTGGAATTACCCGCTTAATTTTACTTCAAACTTTGACAGACAGAACGCCACAACCTGTCAATGTCACTGACACTTCACTAGTTTCTAGTCTGTACccgttaattttttatacggCAACAATTGCCCGTTTACACAACACTAAACGTCAAAAAGCAGCGCAATATTGTGCTGCGAGGCGCGCCGCTAGTAATGTTCCTGCGGGTGCATCGGCGCGCGGAAGTTGCGCGCGTGTTGCGTGTGCGTGAGTGTGTGCGCCGCGTGCTGCGCGTGTTGCGCGTGCGCCGCGTGTTGCGGTGCGTAGCTGCCGTACGCGCTGTCTTCGGAGGAGAGCGGCCCGCGACGAGTGCCCGAACTGTATACAGATTCTCTTCGCTCTTGCACAGCTGCGCCTGTGGATTTTCAATTAGGAATATATTTTCTGAACATCGCTTACAATCgtgtaggaatatcaggataaaaatttatctatatgttattccagttgaccagctatctacgtaacaaatttcattccaaccagttcagcagtttttgtgtgatagagcaacaaacacacacccccttacaaactttcgcatttataatattagtaggataggaagtaggatgataaaaaatttaacaccaTCCTCTTAATTCTAAATTGGGCACAGGGGATAGCGAGATAATTTCAATGCATATGATAAAGCTCGTTACCGGCAGGTCCCGGGCGCACCCCGTTGGCGGCGCCGTAGGGCGGGTCGCGCTGCGCGTTGTGCGCGTTCTGGGTGACGGCCGTGTGTGGCCGCAGCAGCAGCGACTGCGCGCCCGCCAGCGCCGAcacgccgcccgccgcgctgCTCTTACTGTACACTGATTGCGACCTGGGTGATAAAAAACGTTAAAGAAACCATGGTTTATTATGGtattacatttgtattttcgAATCGACGAGCACTTTTGACGTTTGTAAACGGTTttcatttaatgtaaatagaaaaatatttttggagtTAGCGGAACTCTGAACGGAAGTAATTTGTTTTAGTGTTCGGTATAACCAGTATAAGATGACTGCGATTTTTGCGGATGTTGTTTGACGACAAAAGTGCTATCTGGTTGTTTTGTTATGGGTAATTGAAACTACACAAATAGAAACAATGTTACTACCTAATACAAACTAAAATTGTAATCGTGCACTAAAcaccaattatttttttacgtcacTTCATGCAAAAAGCTAAGCTCTACTGTACTCATAATTTCTTAAGAAATTCAGATACCTTCTAAGTCCGTTAAAGAAGTTATATTGGCCTGAGGGTTCTAATCACTTATAGTATTATACTATCTGTGCTATTACTAatgattcattcattttataatattgaatactcCTCAtgaaatacaacaaataatagtACAAGTTAAGGTATATGCCCTACTAAATCgactacaatatttattttacactaagaaacacaaaaatgtttacgTGGAAATATCTAACTATGTATAAAAAGAATGCTCTTTCATTGTCTTTAAACGCTATGTACCGGACTCTAAAAAAATTCTAGCCCTAATTTTTTTGACTGAAAAATCATGTCTACCTATCGTACAGTTCGCAAGCATCTAGCAATCGGATACGTTACGTGGCGCAGACGACATCAATAGTTACATTTGACATGAGGATCCATCAGACCTGTGCAGAGTGTGTCGCGCCGGCGGCGGCGAGCGGCAGTACAGCGACTTCGTCCCAGAGTACAGGGGCTCAGTGTTATCCGGTCGAGGGGCAGTCGCGGAGCAGTAGGTTGAGGCGTGGCGGTAGTGATGAGACGGGAACGCCGGCTTGTCCAATTCATCCAGATCCCTCGGCGAGGAGGCTCTCGAGTTGGTGTTGGCTCGTGGCTTCCTAGAGGCCCACTCGTGGAGGAGCGCGCTGGCGATGCCGCCGCCGAGCCCGCCCACCCAGCACACCCAGTGGCTGTCCCAGCGCGACAGCACGAAGGACGGGCCGAGTGACCGAGCTGGGTTTAGCGATGGCATCTGTGAATGTAGGATAAGATTAGTGTGgtgatttgaatttattgaagGCCAGAATgcactttatttaattcaatcgaATAAAgtgatgttataaataacaaaatatttaaatacatattatgtccTTGccgtttttttactttttgttttagttttttattatctgcgGCATTTAGGTACTTAATGAGAAGAACCTTCCCTACTAAAGGTTTTTTTACTTATCAGTTGCTTTAGTAGTTATTACAACCACACAAATTTGccataaagtaaataaatgtttaataattaaatatttataaaagcattttttgttagtaagatattgtttgttttgacATTGAAGAGTTTGGCCCCTTCCATTTCCGAGAAAAACAAGTAATTTCGTTTATGACCAATTTATCTACTTAAATGtcattattacaaatacaattgGTTGCTATCAACAAGTAATGAAAACCCACATCCTAAGAAAATTTCGCAATCAATATAGAAGGTTCTCGTGAGtaggtataaattatttcatttcatttaatataaatatatgaacatGAATAGTTCCAGAATTTCCAGTAAGTGCTTCAGTTCTAGATTATAGGTAGATATACTATATGTATagagatttaatattatttagcagAATATTCAGGGTCATCAATTGTAACTCAGGTTGCAACGAAAATAAAAGGAACATAAATTCCGTTTAGTTTccaatttaacataaaaatttcgtGTACCTATATAGGTACGCACACGCTTTAGATCTTGATTTAACAAAAGTTTGTCGTcaacaatttttctttaaaatttcatttcaatcggtgTGGTTTAGCCGTGTTAGAGCAcgagacagacagactgaaTACTATATTCATGCGACTAGGCTATACCAATACGCTGACATTGGTGTTCGATAGTCAtccacaaaatatttacagctTTCAGAGTGAAAAACGCACTCGACAGGGTAAAACGTGTCACATAAACTGGCAACACAATGGATGGAGTCTGTTGTCAGTACAAAATTCAAGAGATACGTGATTGAACAATAGTCAACGTTCGAACACACAATAGCCATTTAAGAGCACGCCATTTACGCCTTTATTCCAAGAGCATTTAGTATTATAACGTGATGCGAGTAAACCGCCCCAGTTGGGGGATTTTACGCAATTTTTTCACCTGTATTCAGGAGCGGAAACGagttaaaaaaactatctACATTGAAAGGGCCGCAATTACAACCACAATGGATACCTGCTATTCCtctatatttaaatctcaTCCAGGCTAACCGCAAGGTTTTATGAATttcctaaataaaatatgaaatattttaaaataactgggCATTTATCGCGGTTGCCAGATGTGCGAATATTGAGATATATTTCACTTGTCAATACAAGGAATGAGGAAAGACAGAGAATAAAAGCAAAAGAGAaatggtaataataatttatacaaagaatctatgtaggtatgtatattcgtatttatatatttatacattatattatatatatttcactgGTCAATACAAGTGAGGCATGAGGAAAGACAGAGAATAAAAGCAAAAGAGAaatggtaataataatttatacaaagaatctacgtaggtatgtatatttgtagctatatacaaaaatcttaaaaaaatcacattgaTTTCCTTTGTGATACATTAGCAATAATTGCgtgttacattttttagaTTGCGATGCAGAAATGCCACATCTCATAAAGATATAAGCAGGTATCAATAAATCACGTTAAAAGCGAAATTTACGGGCACATCTTGTATCCATTGTTAACCATTGCAAAATCGCAGGAATTCAAAAGATACCGTCTATTTTGGTTCGTT contains:
- the LOC119838836 gene encoding neurogenic protein big brain isoform X1, translated to MGEQTFNISDDNLEQHIVTLFEKLDSLRRDANTNDTGLTGRVPARLELRTLSLWKAVVAECAASFLYVFIVCGAAGGAGVGASASAVLLSTALASGCAIATLTLCFAHISGAHVNPAVSAALCVRRRVSPLRAALYVAAQCGGAIAGAAAIYGVSVPGYAGGLSASLPGGGGAAWERLGAELLLSGLVAAAYFAAMERRWTGTAPALLGAAYCAASFVSMPSLNPARSLGPSFVLSRWDSHWVCWVGGLGGGIASALLHEWASRKPRANTNSRASSPRDLDELDKPAFPSHHYRHASTYCSATAPRPDNTEPLYSGTKSLYCRSPPPARHTLHRSDGSSCQMSQSVYSKSSAAGGVSALAGAQSLLLRPHTAVTQNAHNAQRDPPYGAANGVRPGPAGAAVQERRESVYSSGTRRGPLSSEDSAYGSYAPQHAAHAQHAQHAAHTLTHTQHARNFRAPMHPQEHY
- the LOC119838836 gene encoding neurogenic protein big brain isoform X2, which translates into the protein MGEQTFNISDDNLEQHIVTLFEKLDSLRRDANTNDTGLTGRVPARLELRTLSLWKAVVAECAASFLYVFIVCGAAGGAGVGASASAVLLSTALASGCAIATLTLCFAHISGAHVNPAVSAALCVRRRVSPLRAALYVAAQCGGAIAGAAAIYGVSVPGYAGGLSASLPGGGGAAWERLGAELLLSGLVAAAYFAAMERRWTGTAPALLGAAYCAASFVSMPSLNPARSLGPSFVLSRWDSHWVCWVGGLGGGIASALLHEWASRKPRANTNSRASSPRDLDELDKPAFPSHHYRHASTYCSATAPRPDNTEPLYSGTKSLYCRSPPPARHTLHRSQSVYSKSSAAGGVSALAGAQSLLLRPHTAVTQNAHNAQRDPPYGAANGVRPGPAGAAVQERRESVYSSGTRRGPLSSEDSAYGSYAPQHAAHAQHAQHAAHTLTHTQHARNFRAPMHPQEHY